A DNA window from Gemmatimonadaceae bacterium contains the following coding sequences:
- the cax gene encoding calcium/proton exchanger codes for MKYLYALLVFVPFAIAARLLHASPLLIFLLSAAAIVPLSGILGRATEELAGHTGPTVGGLINATLGNFAELVIGAFALSAGLVDLVKASITGSILGNLLLVLGAAQLAGGLRYKSQKINRNLTDMSSTLLVVAVLGLVMPAVFHALHPDPLRRATLSMSVWVAGLLIVGYAMSLVYSVISHRTIFSEGGDVAHHQAPSSWSLRKAVTVLIAVGATIGVLSELLVGSTEEAVKSLGLSQLFVGLILIPIIGNAAEHSSAVLMALKNRMDLAVSISVGSAIQVALLVGPLLVLLGLVTGKPMDLAFTVMEVASVAVAVAVASSVMQDSESNWLEGAFLLVAYAVIGVAFFYY; via the coding sequence ATGAAATACCTTTACGCGCTTCTCGTCTTCGTGCCATTCGCGATCGCCGCCAGGCTGCTCCACGCTTCGCCTTTGCTGATCTTCCTCCTCAGTGCCGCGGCAATCGTGCCGCTTTCGGGGATCCTCGGGAGGGCGACGGAGGAGCTTGCCGGACATACAGGCCCCACGGTGGGCGGCCTGATCAACGCGACGCTCGGCAACTTTGCCGAGTTGGTGATCGGCGCGTTCGCTTTGAGCGCCGGACTGGTGGATCTCGTGAAGGCATCAATCACGGGGTCGATCCTCGGCAATCTTCTCCTCGTGCTCGGTGCGGCCCAGCTGGCCGGCGGTCTCAGGTACAAGTCGCAGAAGATCAACCGCAATCTTACCGACATGAGCTCAACGCTCCTCGTCGTCGCGGTGCTCGGCCTCGTGATGCCGGCAGTCTTTCACGCGCTGCATCCCGATCCTCTCCGCCGTGCGACGCTCAGCATGTCGGTCTGGGTCGCCGGGCTCCTCATCGTCGGATATGCGATGTCGCTCGTTTACTCGGTCATCAGCCACCGCACGATCTTCAGCGAAGGAGGCGACGTCGCACACCACCAGGCGCCGTCGAGCTGGTCGTTGCGGAAGGCCGTGACAGTGCTCATCGCCGTGGGCGCCACGATCGGCGTGCTCTCGGAGCTTCTCGTCGGGTCCACCGAGGAAGCCGTGAAATCACTGGGGCTTTCACAACTCTTCGTCGGACTGATTCTCATTCCAATCATCGGCAACGCGGCCGAGCACAGCTCGGCGGTTCTCATGGCGCTCAAGAACCGGATGGATCTGGCCGTGTCGATATCGGTGGGCTCGGCGATCCAGGTCGCGTTGCTCGTCGGTCCTCTGCTGGTGCTGCTGGGGCTCGTCACCGGGAAGCCGATGGATCTCGCGTTCACGGTCATGGAGGTCGCCAGCGTTGCGGTTGCGGTGGCGGTTGCGTCCTCTGTGATGCAGGATTCCGAGTCGAACTGGCTCGAGGGCGCGTTCCTGCTCGTGGCGTATGCAGTGATAGGCGTTGCATTCTTCTATTACTAG
- the era gene encoding GTPase Era yields the protein MTRAGIVTVAGAPNAGKSTLLNRIVGQKLAITSQKPQSTRDRVVGIRTADDTQMVVFDTPGLLEPKYELQKSMRSTSLRALRDADVIVYLADASNGAPPPLQEAAGLASPPRARIIEVLNKSDLLNPARRSELEAARPDAIFVSARTGESVDALIRKIADSLPVSPFLYPDDDVSTQSVRFFVAEMIRETVLEQLHDEVPYSVAVGIEEFREGRSPVYIRAVVYVERDSQKAIIIGAKGARIREVGQAARKKIETFIGESVYLDMWVKVLPNWRRSTSALERLGYHIGKDERP from the coding sequence ATGACCAGAGCCGGCATCGTCACAGTCGCAGGCGCCCCCAACGCAGGCAAATCCACCCTCCTGAACCGCATCGTCGGGCAGAAGCTCGCGATCACCAGCCAGAAACCCCAGTCCACCCGCGATCGAGTCGTCGGAATCCGCACAGCGGACGACACGCAGATGGTCGTCTTCGACACCCCGGGACTGCTCGAGCCCAAATACGAGCTGCAGAAATCCATGCGCTCGACATCTCTCAGGGCATTGAGGGACGCCGACGTAATCGTATACCTGGCCGACGCTTCCAACGGCGCACCTCCCCCACTGCAAGAAGCGGCCGGGCTCGCCTCGCCGCCGCGCGCGCGGATCATCGAAGTACTGAACAAGAGCGACCTGCTCAACCCGGCCAGGCGATCCGAGCTCGAGGCCGCGCGCCCCGACGCGATCTTCGTCTCCGCGAGGACCGGCGAGTCCGTCGACGCCCTCATCCGCAAGATCGCGGACTCGCTGCCGGTGAGCCCGTTCCTCTATCCCGACGACGACGTCAGCACACAGTCGGTCCGCTTCTTCGTCGCGGAAATGATTCGTGAAACAGTGCTCGAGCAGCTGCACGACGAGGTGCCGTACAGCGTCGCCGTGGGAATCGAGGAGTTCCGCGAGGGTCGCTCACCGGTGTACATTCGTGCGGTCGTATACGTCGAGCGGGACAGCCAGAAGGCAATCATCATCGGCGCGAAGGGCGCGAGGATCCGCGAGGTCGGTCAGGCCGCCCGGAAGAAGATCGAAACGTTCATCGGCGAAAGCGTGTATCTGGACATGTGGGTCAAAGTGCTCCCCAACTGGCGGCGAAGCACATCCGCGCTCGAACGGCTGGGATATCACATCGGAAAGGATGAGCGACCATGA
- a CDS encoding Trm112 family protein, translating into MSVDAQLLEILVCPKCKGYLEYREAESSLICHTCSLRYPVRDDIPIMLIDEASPL; encoded by the coding sequence ATGAGCGTTGACGCGCAGTTGCTGGAGATTCTCGTATGCCCGAAGTGCAAAGGTTACCTCGAGTACCGCGAAGCCGAATCGAGCCTCATCTGCCATACCTGCTCGCTGCGCTACCCGGTGCGTGATGACATCCCGATCATGCTCATCGATGAGGCGTCGCCGCTCTAG
- a CDS encoding PorV/PorQ family protein produces MRPPIRRAVLGAVAAVAAFAAFAAFAAVAIAPVSVRAQASASSDGALFLLLPVGAQTVGMGQATVAERTGSEGIWSNPASIARQGKREAAIHHSETIAARGDIITLLVPKKSVGSFAASVNILDFGNQQITDPGGTPIGLVLPRNILFAGTFGAEVGRNLSLGVTYKRLQYRVDCSGQCANVSTFSATSSAVDFGAQYDISGDSPMRIGAAIRNIGTKLQVNDREQADPLPTRIEVGLSYQLGFLAKYISDVDVRAAADVIATKTADDPSARLGVDLTYQKTVHLRGGYIANDADGANAAIGFGLGTGRLLFDIARTFGGLSEDAGKTPTYVSLRFVF; encoded by the coding sequence GTGCGGCCGCCGATTCGCCGGGCAGTGCTCGGCGCCGTCGCTGCCGTCGCTGCCTTCGCTGCCTTCGCGGCCTTCGCGGCCGTCGCGATCGCTCCCGTGTCCGTACGCGCCCAGGCCAGCGCCAGCAGCGACGGCGCGCTGTTCCTCCTGCTTCCCGTGGGCGCGCAAACGGTCGGAATGGGGCAGGCCACCGTCGCCGAGCGAACCGGCAGCGAAGGTATCTGGTCCAATCCGGCTTCAATAGCGAGGCAGGGAAAGCGCGAGGCGGCGATCCATCATTCCGAGACGATCGCCGCGCGAGGCGACATCATCACGCTGCTCGTCCCCAAGAAGTCGGTCGGCTCCTTCGCCGCGTCGGTGAACATTCTCGATTTCGGCAATCAGCAAATCACCGATCCCGGCGGTACACCGATCGGGCTCGTGCTGCCGCGCAACATCCTCTTCGCCGGCACGTTCGGCGCGGAAGTCGGCCGGAACCTCAGCCTCGGCGTCACCTACAAGCGGCTCCAGTACCGCGTGGACTGCTCGGGACAATGCGCCAATGTCTCCACTTTCAGCGCGACATCGAGCGCGGTGGACTTCGGCGCGCAGTACGATATCTCCGGCGACAGTCCGATGCGCATCGGAGCCGCAATCCGGAACATCGGAACCAAGCTTCAGGTGAACGATCGCGAGCAGGCCGATCCGCTCCCGACGCGGATCGAGGTCGGCCTGTCGTACCAGCTCGGATTCCTCGCGAAGTACATATCCGACGTGGACGTACGCGCCGCGGCCGACGTCATCGCCACGAAGACGGCGGACGATCCTTCCGCCAGACTCGGCGTGGACCTGACGTACCAGAAAACGGTGCATCTCCGCGGCGGCTACATCGCGAATGATGCCGACGGCGCGAATGCCGCGATCGGTTTCGGGCTCGGCACCGGCCGGCTTCTCTTCGACATCGCGCGCACTTTCGGCGGCCTGTCGGAAGACGCGGGAAAAACGCCGACGTACGTGTCGCTCCGCTTCGTCTTCTGA